One genomic region from Gammaproteobacteria bacterium encodes:
- a CDS encoding type II secretion system protein has product MSGLAKKQAGFSMLELIVVIGLISTLLVVALSRLAGYVREAERVAVLTMEGQIRNVLVMESAKRILNPGGPTLLALAHSNPMELMLETPVNYLGVLRPEQAREVPGRHWYFDGHNDRLVYRTGADLTGVYDGDLQEIRYDVQVAFNDRDGDGSYTAARDELVGVRLHRLGGDGWLRLAQNPAAL; this is encoded by the coding sequence GTGAGCGGGCTGGCGAAAAAGCAGGCCGGATTCTCCATGCTGGAGCTGATCGTTGTCATCGGACTTATCAGCACTTTGTTGGTAGTTGCGTTGTCACGGCTGGCCGGCTACGTGCGCGAGGCCGAACGCGTTGCGGTACTGACAATGGAAGGACAGATTCGAAACGTGCTGGTGATGGAGTCAGCAAAACGCATTCTCAATCCCGGCGGGCCGACGCTGCTGGCGCTGGCTCACAGTAATCCGATGGAGCTGATGCTGGAGACGCCGGTGAACTACCTCGGCGTGCTGCGACCAGAGCAGGCGCGTGAGGTGCCCGGCAGGCACTGGTATTTCGACGGTCACAACGATCGCCTCGTTTACCGCACGGGGGCTGATTTGACCGGTGTTTATGACGGTGATTTACAGGAGATTCGCTACGACGTGCAGGTTGCTTTTAACGACCGCGACGGTGACGGCAGCTATACAGCGGCCCGCGACGAACTGGTAGGTGTGCGGCTGCACCGGCTGGGTGGTGATGGCTGGCTGCGGCTGGCCCAAAACCCCGCAGCCCTGTAG